In Fibrobacter sp. UWB10, a single window of DNA contains:
- a CDS encoding GDSL-type esterase/lipase family protein: protein MKRVLLTFALAALSIFAENTFAKDVPPAPGGFSLDLSRYDFIDTTQNVIKFPKGNASFTTFFNKMDTLVFENRGQVRILHVGGSHLQADVISGRIREHFIKEYPGASAGRGFVFPYSAARTNTPASYASAYKGIWDMNKNVQREIKKPLGLLGIAVSTSDPRSEITLLLDKYNSTPLWGETKLRLFGYSDAGDVVPVLKVDSNEIYGILDTASQSYVFTSPRPIDTIQIAFRWIDSLKQAEIAKFITDSLLQDSIARAKEDSIKKANGDTAQKKVPEPAKIPNNVALPEVARDSMFQGECDVLDTACLRREEAKNKTRSCAEKLGKPVVNYAEGEIDSTNYANEHCIAEPTAESDSVKKNARPRFTLTGILTETDAPGITYTGVGINGAKVHDYFEEVCPLLEKQLAFYKPDLVIFAIGINDANVERFNDKQFKGDYDKLIARIKKVNPNVAIIFETNNDMFRKVKKKKYVQHPNGDVARKAFFALADKYKAGVWDKFGIMGGLGSMAKWEKADLAKADKVHFKLSGYNLLGDLFYKAIIQSYQEHIANLPAEKRKEEVK from the coding sequence ATGAAGCGCGTACTCCTGACCTTTGCGCTAGCAGCGCTCTCTATTTTTGCAGAAAATACTTTTGCAAAAGACGTGCCGCCTGCTCCCGGTGGCTTTTCCCTAGACCTTTCGCGCTACGACTTTATCGACACCACGCAGAACGTGATCAAGTTCCCCAAGGGCAACGCCTCGTTCACCACCTTCTTTAACAAGATGGACACGCTCGTGTTTGAAAACCGCGGCCAAGTCCGCATTCTGCACGTAGGCGGTTCGCACCTGCAGGCCGATGTGATTTCTGGCCGCATTCGCGAGCACTTTATCAAGGAATACCCGGGGGCTTCTGCTGGCCGTGGATTCGTGTTCCCGTATTCTGCCGCGCGCACCAACACGCCCGCAAGCTACGCCAGCGCCTACAAAGGCATTTGGGACATGAACAAGAACGTGCAGCGCGAAATCAAAAAGCCGCTTGGCCTTTTGGGCATTGCCGTAAGCACCAGCGATCCGCGCTCTGAAATCACGCTGCTTTTGGACAAGTACAATTCTACCCCGCTCTGGGGCGAAACCAAACTCCGCCTGTTCGGCTACAGCGACGCCGGCGATGTAGTGCCCGTGCTCAAAGTCGATTCCAACGAAATTTACGGCATACTCGACACCGCAAGCCAGAGCTACGTGTTCACAAGCCCGCGCCCGATCGATACAATTCAAATTGCCTTCCGCTGGATTGATTCTCTGAAGCAGGCCGAGATTGCGAAATTCATTACCGACTCGCTGTTGCAAGATTCCATTGCTCGCGCCAAAGAAGATTCTATCAAGAAGGCGAACGGCGATACCGCCCAAAAGAAAGTTCCCGAGCCCGCGAAGATTCCGAACAACGTAGCGTTGCCCGAAGTTGCCCGAGATTCCATGTTCCAGGGTGAATGCGACGTGCTCGACACCGCATGCTTGCGCCGCGAAGAAGCCAAGAATAAAACTCGCAGCTGCGCCGAAAAATTGGGCAAGCCTGTGGTGAACTACGCCGAGGGCGAAATCGATTCCACGAATTATGCCAACGAGCATTGCATTGCAGAACCTACAGCCGAGTCCGATTCCGTCAAAAAGAATGCACGCCCGCGTTTTACGCTCACCGGCATTTTGACCGAAACCGATGCGCCTGGCATTACCTACACGGGCGTTGGCATTAACGGCGCGAAGGTGCACGACTACTTTGAAGAAGTCTGCCCGCTTTTGGAAAAACAGCTCGCCTTCTACAAGCCCGACCTGGTGATTTTCGCCATCGGCATTAACGACGCGAACGTCGAACGCTTTAACGACAAGCAGTTCAAGGGCGACTACGACAAGCTTATTGCCCGAATCAAGAAAGTGAACCCGAATGTGGCTATCATTTTCGAGACGAACAACGACATGTTCCGCAAAGTCAAGAAAAAGAAATACGTACAGCACCCCAACGGCGACGTGGCCCGCAAGGCATTCTTTGCGCTGGCCGACAAGTACAAGGCCGGTGTGTGGGACAAGTTCGGAATTATGGGTGGCCTCGGTTCCATGGCCAAGTGGGAAAAGGCCGACCTCGCCAAAGCCGACAAAGTGCACTTCAAGCTTTCGGGCTACAACCTGCTCGGCGATCTGTTCTATAAAGCAATTATTCAGTCATACCAAGAACATATAGCCAATTTACCCGCCGAAAAAAGAAAGGAAGAAGTAAAATAA
- a CDS encoding DUF3857 domain-containing protein: protein MSNSLFEKLSRIPSFCAPLFGLLFVASLISCAGNGKPLTESDPQSEGSQAANSGSYTDDYFDEGSAVNSDASTKSTRKNTANSFSSDGFSFILPQGGAGDWALVGDDDGSAHESGVPYEFYNASTGRRAVLVEIELPKGEPMRLMDRAQMEMQAFESSGKKATLAETYPEENFGGTGVFFDVAGKRYDSPYEAVGFVTGAGSRVYTLTLSATDTPLQPGELKNEWKEFFANFSMRETAASEGPELSPNNVQSFNSPALGYTWAVKDTLWHHWTGIARQNDDPDLVLSNKAEDVSLFVYGATVESDAVNSQDLFKVLLVRLGVDPNNPTLESHRQKVGDRYAQDFSLTHVVNKFDFYYTGRYFYDDGRGIMIVSWTQGVNKKKFAKVMQHGIEGLTVGEKPATASDAESAKKQAKFNAAIMSQVGILRLLENQPLVALSYFERANRMDPEEPLYLINCGFVYQMKELYGPGISHFESQRELVQKNGKLLSILGEMYEALFDYGRARECAEAALRYTPNNPEYVINLSDALWGLGQRNQSLVVVQRLYDTQPSSRLGVYLAKTYMGLDQYAEAVDILYQVRRRFGMSVELGTTLMDALMFLGRYEEARAISEETLAKDRNDYKIWTTQGKILFYSRNYRDAEKSLTKALALKPDNEDAKSFLSATKAFLGKADNRTLQKPITPVEERTKNLKSLLSETAKKQGTEGDFPAVVHYNKQTLKAEKGANWVRTDEMLMEILDIRGAAIYREFNFDFLPGFDRIYLNALEVYDSNWNLKQKANLNGAYITYATEIGGQNESQTAHFPLQELEPGDFIYLQFSRTNIENKGMIPYTDFVSSKDVPVGESSFRIYADTARFVTEEYGPLEKKAIKGGIEWKIENPVIIRKELYMPVYRDFGAGLMLTGKQEWKNVGEDYQNLIKHQFKQAVSVREKAREVRGSKANDNAVKAIVNFVRHDIRYRDVRFGGHSLIPQTAEVTLKKHQGDCKDMALLLKEMLESIGIKSYLTAIHLTEEGFAGLPTIQQFNHMILYIPAQGQVTERWVDATDKTGNDRPVPLDMEGKVALVINDDSSHVVTTPILEDNQEHQIGIEHRLFIGNDGACEFRDSISLQGKFASVMRNRFFGRDAKEQEKLMEEFLASGIPDVSIGNIRIENLAEFNKPLALIVTYASKGYFGQGGSELKGRFPNVWERSLFKLPKVSKRHHPIRMPHETQFAYKLSVTAASGKTVKITGPKPLSRDPDYVSYEKNFDGKNSIKWTTFALYADPAEYNKIREEWTYLLSETSPMIEVK, encoded by the coding sequence ATGAGCAATTCTTTGTTTGAAAAATTGAGTCGTATCCCCAGTTTTTGCGCCCCGCTGTTTGGGCTGTTGTTTGTTGCATCTTTAATTTCTTGCGCCGGTAACGGAAAGCCGCTCACCGAATCGGACCCGCAGTCCGAAGGTTCGCAGGCAGCTAATTCCGGGAGCTACACCGACGACTATTTTGACGAAGGTTCGGCAGTAAATTCGGACGCGAGCACCAAATCGACCCGCAAAAACACCGCCAACAGTTTCAGTTCCGACGGATTCAGCTTCATTTTGCCTCAGGGCGGCGCAGGCGACTGGGCGCTCGTGGGCGATGACGACGGGAGCGCCCACGAGAGCGGCGTCCCCTACGAATTTTATAACGCAAGCACAGGACGCCGCGCGGTCCTGGTCGAAATCGAACTCCCCAAGGGCGAACCCATGCGACTCATGGACCGCGCCCAGATGGAGATGCAGGCATTTGAATCTAGCGGCAAGAAGGCAACTCTCGCAGAAACATATCCCGAAGAAAATTTCGGCGGTACAGGCGTTTTCTTTGACGTCGCGGGCAAGCGCTACGACAGCCCCTACGAGGCCGTCGGCTTTGTCACAGGCGCCGGGAGCCGCGTGTACACGCTCACGCTTTCGGCCACTGACACGCCGCTCCAGCCGGGCGAACTCAAGAACGAATGGAAGGAATTCTTCGCAAACTTCAGCATGCGCGAAACCGCCGCCAGCGAAGGCCCGGAACTCTCGCCGAACAACGTGCAAAGCTTCAACTCCCCCGCCCTCGGCTACACTTGGGCTGTCAAAGACACCCTCTGGCATCACTGGACAGGTATCGCCCGCCAGAACGACGACCCGGACCTGGTGCTTAGCAACAAGGCCGAGGACGTTTCGCTGTTCGTTTACGGTGCGACAGTAGAAAGCGACGCCGTGAATTCGCAGGATTTGTTCAAGGTGCTACTCGTACGCCTGGGCGTAGACCCGAATAATCCGACGCTTGAAAGCCACCGCCAAAAGGTCGGTGACCGCTATGCGCAAGACTTTAGCCTGACTCACGTAGTCAACAAGTTCGACTTCTATTATACAGGCCGCTATTTCTATGATGACGGCCGCGGAATCATGATTGTCAGCTGGACACAGGGCGTGAACAAAAAGAAATTCGCCAAGGTCATGCAGCACGGTATCGAAGGCCTGACCGTGGGCGAAAAGCCCGCCACCGCCAGCGACGCTGAATCCGCCAAGAAACAGGCTAAGTTCAACGCCGCCATCATGAGCCAAGTGGGTATTTTACGCCTGCTCGAAAACCAGCCGCTCGTAGCCCTCAGCTACTTTGAACGCGCCAACCGCATGGATCCCGAAGAACCGCTGTACCTGATTAACTGCGGATTCGTGTACCAGATGAAGGAACTTTACGGCCCCGGCATCAGCCATTTTGAAAGCCAGCGCGAACTGGTGCAAAAGAACGGCAAATTGCTCTCGATTTTGGGCGAAATGTACGAAGCCTTGTTCGACTACGGCCGCGCCCGCGAATGCGCCGAAGCAGCCCTGCGTTACACGCCGAACAATCCGGAATACGTCATCAACTTGAGCGATGCCCTCTGGGGTCTCGGTCAGCGCAACCAGTCCTTGGTCGTCGTGCAACGCCTTTACGACACGCAGCCGAGCAGCCGCTTGGGTGTTTACCTCGCCAAGACTTATATGGGTCTCGACCAGTACGCCGAAGCCGTGGACATTCTTTACCAGGTACGCCGTCGCTTTGGCATGAGTGTAGAACTCGGCACCACCTTGATGGATGCCCTCATGTTCCTTGGCCGTTACGAAGAAGCCCGCGCCATCAGCGAAGAAACGCTCGCCAAGGACCGCAACGACTACAAGATTTGGACCACGCAGGGCAAGATTCTCTTCTACAGCCGCAACTACCGCGACGCCGAAAAGTCGCTCACCAAGGCTCTCGCCCTCAAGCCCGATAACGAAGACGCCAAGAGTTTCCTCAGCGCCACGAAGGCATTCCTCGGCAAGGCTGACAACCGCACGTTGCAAAAGCCGATTACGCCGGTGGAAGAACGCACCAAGAATCTGAAGAGCCTCCTCAGCGAAACAGCTAAAAAGCAGGGCACCGAAGGCGACTTCCCCGCCGTCGTGCATTACAACAAGCAGACTTTGAAGGCCGAAAAAGGCGCAAACTGGGTCCGCACCGACGAAATGCTCATGGAAATCCTCGACATTCGCGGCGCCGCCATCTATCGCGAATTCAACTTCGACTTTTTGCCTGGATTCGACCGCATTTACCTGAACGCCCTCGAAGTCTACGACAGCAACTGGAACTTGAAGCAGAAGGCGAACCTGAACGGTGCCTACATTACCTACGCCACCGAAATCGGCGGGCAGAACGAATCGCAGACAGCGCACTTCCCGCTGCAAGAACTTGAACCGGGCGACTTTATTTACCTGCAGTTCAGCCGCACGAATATCGAAAACAAGGGCATGATTCCTTACACCGACTTCGTGAGCAGTAAGGATGTTCCCGTGGGTGAATCCAGCTTCCGCATTTACGCCGACACAGCCCGCTTCGTGACCGAAGAATACGGCCCGCTGGAAAAGAAGGCAATCAAGGGCGGCATCGAATGGAAAATCGAGAACCCGGTTATCATTCGCAAAGAACTTTACATGCCCGTGTACCGCGACTTTGGCGCAGGCCTGATGCTCACCGGCAAGCAGGAATGGAAGAACGTGGGCGAAGATTACCAGAACCTGATCAAGCACCAGTTCAAGCAGGCCGTGAGCGTGCGAGAAAAAGCCCGCGAAGTCCGCGGCAGCAAAGCCAACGACAACGCCGTCAAAGCCATCGTGAACTTTGTGCGCCACGATATCCGCTACCGCGACGTGCGATTCGGCGGACACAGTCTGATTCCGCAAACCGCCGAAGTCACGCTCAAAAAGCACCAGGGTGACTGCAAGGACATGGCACTCTTGCTCAAGGAAATGCTTGAATCCATCGGCATCAAGAGCTACCTGACGGCCATTCACCTGACCGAAGAAGGCTTTGCCGGCCTCCCGACGATTCAGCAGTTCAACCACATGATTCTCTATATTCCGGCGCAAGGTCAAGTCACCGAACGCTGGGTCGATGCCACCGACAAAACCGGCAACGATCGACCTGTGCCGCTCGACATGGAAGGCAAAGTCGCACTCGTAATCAACGACGACAGCAGCCATGTGGTCACCACGCCGATTCTCGAAGACAATCAGGAACACCAAATCGGTATTGAACACCGCCTGTTTATCGGAAACGATGGTGCCTGCGAATTCCGCGACTCCATTTCGCTGCAGGGCAAGTTCGCCAGTGTGATGCGCAACCGTTTCTTTGGCCGCGACGCCAAGGAACAGGAAAAGCTGATGGAAGAATTCCTCGCCTCGGGCATTCCCGACGTGAGCATCGGCAACATCCGCATCGAAAACCTTGCCGAATTCAACAAGCCGCTGGCCCTGATTGTGACATACGCCTCCAAGGGCTACTTCGGCCAAGGCGGATCCGAACTCAAGGGACGCTTCCCGAACGTGTGGGAACGCAGCCTGTTCAAACTCCCGAAGGTATCAAAGCGCCACCACCCGATTCGCATGCCGCACGAAACGCAGTTTGCATACAAATTAAGCGTTACAGCTGCAAGCGGCAAGACGGTCAAGATTACCGGCCCGAAGCCGCTTAGCCGCGACCCGGATTACGTGAGCTACGAGAAGAATTTTGACGGCAAGAACAGCATCAAGTGGACCACCTTCGCGCTTTACGCCGACCCGGCCGAATACAACAAGATTCGCGAAGAATGGACCTACTTGCTCAGCGAAACCAGCCCCATGATAGAAGTCAAGTAA
- a CDS encoding MBOAT family O-acyltransferase yields the protein MLDYLIPYLSRTFSFDPNSPLLFTQFYFWGFFACVFAALTLIKNRILLRNAFLFATSMFFYYKTSGSYVCILIFCVVANFFIGKWIERAEEQWKKKLWMIIVVIIDLLVLCYYKYSYFFLDALYDFTGIELHVYNFFAAASNKMFGTHSLVDTIILPVGISFFTFQAMSYCIDIYRGKIKAVDNILNFGFYLTFFPQLVAGPIVRADKFVPQLYRKYFLPRRTFGIAVFWILNGLAKKIILSDYLATNFVDRVFDTPLLFTGLENLIALFAYSLQVYADFSGYTDIAIGVALLMGFRLPQNFNSPYKALSPTEFWRRWHISLSSWWRDYLYIPLGGNRNATVGTYFWMAFLSLVAIMLSGSVLVGVMLGLLFAYISVVAYFRPESRKFITTNMNAMATQIVGGWWHGASWNFIIWGGLNGFGQVFNKIWCKRSLKFRTITAFVLFALSAIIFKQSHTAIFAITAAYFGVLFTGLYIVWVYRLFSDKTYHWLYVAWNVSLTFVFITFTRLFFRAGSNLDPAEANEVAWNTAKNMVQQMGCAWKWGTLSTIAWEHINIILVFIAGMLIHWIPKKIKSRYRIMFASQPIPLMVVTTAFIIFVIYQFMSADSCPFIYFQF from the coding sequence ATGCTTGACTATTTAATTCCATATTTATCTCGAACTTTTTCGTTTGACCCGAACAGTCCGCTGCTGTTTACGCAGTTCTATTTCTGGGGATTTTTCGCCTGCGTGTTCGCGGCGCTCACCCTGATTAAGAACCGCATTCTGCTGCGCAACGCCTTCTTGTTTGCGACAAGCATGTTCTTCTACTACAAAACGAGCGGTAGCTACGTTTGCATCCTTATTTTCTGCGTGGTCGCGAACTTCTTTATTGGCAAATGGATTGAACGCGCCGAGGAGCAGTGGAAAAAGAAACTCTGGATGATCATCGTGGTCATCATCGACTTGCTCGTTCTGTGCTACTATAAATATTCCTACTTCTTCTTGGACGCTCTCTACGACTTTACCGGCATCGAACTGCACGTATACAACTTCTTCGCCGCCGCAAGCAACAAGATGTTCGGCACGCATTCGCTGGTAGACACCATTATTCTGCCGGTGGGCATCTCGTTCTTTACGTTCCAGGCCATGAGCTACTGCATCGACATTTACCGCGGTAAAATCAAGGCCGTCGACAACATCCTGAATTTCGGTTTTTATCTCACATTCTTCCCGCAGCTGGTGGCAGGCCCAATTGTGCGCGCCGACAAATTCGTGCCGCAACTGTATCGCAAATACTTCTTGCCGCGCCGCACCTTTGGCATCGCCGTGTTCTGGATTCTGAACGGTCTCGCCAAAAAGATCATCCTGAGCGACTACCTGGCCACCAACTTTGTGGACCGCGTCTTTGACACTCCCCTGCTGTTTACCGGCCTCGAAAACCTGATTGCATTGTTCGCCTACTCACTGCAGGTTTACGCCGACTTCTCCGGCTATACCGACATCGCCATTGGCGTCGCCCTCCTCATGGGATTCCGCCTGCCGCAGAACTTCAACAGCCCTTACAAGGCGCTCAGCCCCACCGAATTTTGGCGTCGTTGGCACATCAGCCTTTCGAGCTGGTGGCGCGACTACCTCTACATTCCGCTGGGCGGTAACCGCAACGCCACCGTGGGCACGTATTTCTGGATGGCATTTCTGAGCCTTGTGGCCATTATGCTTTCGGGCAGCGTACTCGTGGGCGTCATGCTCGGGCTCCTGTTCGCCTACATTTCCGTTGTTGCCTACTTTAGGCCCGAATCGCGCAAGTTCATTACCACCAACATGAACGCCATGGCTACCCAGATTGTGGGCGGTTGGTGGCATGGTGCCAGCTGGAACTTCATTATTTGGGGCGGTCTGAACGGCTTTGGCCAGGTGTTCAACAAAATCTGGTGCAAGCGCAGCCTCAAGTTCCGCACTATTACCGCCTTCGTGCTGTTCGCCCTGAGCGCCATCATCTTCAAACAGTCGCACACCGCCATCTTCGCGATTACGGCAGCCTACTTCGGCGTGCTATTCACCGGTCTGTACATTGTGTGGGTATACCGCCTGTTCAGCGACAAAACCTACCACTGGCTGTATGTGGCCTGGAACGTGTCGCTCACCTTCGTGTTCATCACCTTCACGCGACTCTTCTTCCGCGCGGGCTCGAACCTGGACCCGGCCGAAGCCAACGAAGTCGCCTGGAACACCGCCAAGAACATGGTCCAGCAAATGGGCTGCGCCTGGAAATGGGGCACGCTCAGCACCATCGCCTGGGAGCACATCAACATCATCCTCGTGTTCATCGCGGGCATGCTCATCCACTGGATTCCCAAGAAGATCAAGAGCCGCTACCGCATCATGTTCGCCTCGCAGCCGATTCCCCTCATGGTCGTAACCACGGCGTTCATCATCTTCGTGATTTACCAGTTCATGAGCGCTGACAGCTGCCCATTCATCTACTTCCAATTCTAG
- a CDS encoding GDSL-type esterase/lipase family protein, with product MFAVLGLVALIYPNDGIHIGDSTLRYPKLTEIFEKQSVQDSLIDSTAAVDPEEAIREMMEATKRKEFAAFSDSLKFYEDFFEKGKTRFDLPNNDATWFDRFFLHLELAELDSNVVHVVHYGDSQLEEDRISATIREDLQDEFGGAGPGMMPAIMTVPSMTTSHAGVGALTRYILFGPKEDEAEHTRYGPLAQLAKLEGEASITIQRRKERKKQFSHVGGYSTIRLLTNKNARLKAKLNVNRTIVEIVGEDDEGNPKEKRTTKVVDAGEPIIDTYNKLKVYTWKLEDTTSIAKMYLSGNAEIYAISADGAYGVAVDNVAMRGSSGTIFHRIDTELLAESYKAMNVKLIIMEYGGNLVPSITSSNIEWTKKIITRQIQAIQKANPDADILFIGPADMARQKDGQWQTYSGLAMTIKALREVALENGAAYWDMHRVMGGNGAMIKWVNKEPALGFTDHIHFTRRGAAYMGDLFCAALRMHYDYFKFRDRHHITDEKLKELHQWKAENKPLEDAIETPKPAKPVVKPVAKPAPKPVKKQVAPAPKPAAKPAPAKTSATKIPATKRLEMKGAKKK from the coding sequence TTGTTCGCCGTACTGGGCCTTGTTGCCCTCATTTACCCGAATGACGGCATTCACATTGGCGACTCGACGCTCCGTTACCCGAAGCTCACCGAAATCTTCGAAAAGCAGTCTGTGCAAGATTCCCTGATTGATTCTACCGCAGCTGTCGACCCCGAAGAAGCTATCCGTGAGATGATGGAAGCGACCAAGCGTAAAGAGTTTGCCGCCTTCAGCGACTCGCTCAAGTTCTATGAGGACTTTTTTGAGAAGGGCAAAACGCGTTTCGATTTGCCGAACAACGACGCCACGTGGTTTGACCGATTCTTCTTGCACCTGGAACTCGCCGAACTCGATTCTAACGTTGTACACGTAGTGCATTACGGTGACTCGCAGCTCGAAGAAGACCGAATCTCGGCCACCATTCGCGAAGACTTGCAAGATGAATTCGGCGGTGCAGGCCCGGGTATGATGCCCGCCATTATGACCGTGCCGTCTATGACCACAAGCCACGCCGGCGTGGGCGCTCTCACCCGCTACATTCTGTTTGGCCCCAAAGAAGACGAAGCAGAACACACGCGCTATGGTCCGCTCGCCCAGCTTGCAAAGCTCGAAGGCGAAGCCTCTATCACTATCCAGCGCCGCAAGGAACGCAAAAAACAGTTCAGCCATGTGGGTGGTTACAGCACCATTCGACTCCTCACGAACAAGAACGCACGCCTTAAGGCCAAGCTCAACGTGAACCGCACCATCGTCGAAATCGTAGGCGAAGACGACGAAGGCAACCCCAAAGAAAAGCGCACGACCAAGGTCGTAGACGCAGGCGAACCAATCATCGACACTTACAACAAGCTCAAGGTATACACCTGGAAACTCGAAGACACCACCTCGATTGCCAAGATGTACCTTTCGGGCAACGCAGAAATCTACGCGATTTCTGCAGACGGCGCATACGGAGTCGCAGTCGATAACGTGGCCATGCGCGGCTCTTCGGGCACAATCTTCCACCGCATCGATACCGAACTTCTGGCCGAATCTTACAAGGCCATGAACGTAAAGCTCATCATCATGGAATACGGCGGCAACCTGGTGCCAAGCATTACCTCGAGCAACATCGAATGGACCAAGAAAATCATCACGCGACAGATTCAGGCGATTCAAAAAGCAAACCCCGACGCCGACATTCTGTTCATTGGCCCCGCCGACATGGCACGCCAAAAAGACGGCCAGTGGCAGACCTATTCTGGCCTTGCGATGACAATCAAGGCCCTGCGAGAAGTCGCTCTGGAAAACGGAGCCGCCTACTGGGACATGCACCGCGTGATGGGCGGCAACGGTGCCATGATCAAATGGGTTAACAAGGAACCCGCTCTCGGATTCACCGACCACATTCACTTTACACGCCGTGGCGCTGCCTACATGGGCGACCTGTTCTGCGCCGCGCTCCGCATGCATTACGACTACTTCAAGTTCCGCGACCGTCACCACATTACCGACGAAAAGCTCAAGGAACTGCACCAGTGGAAGGCCGAAAACAAACCGCTTGAAGATGCTATCGAAACGCCCAAGCCGGCCAAACCCGTCGTAAAGCCTGTCGCCAAACCTGCGCCTAAGCCAGTCAAAAAGCAAGTCGCGCCCGCCCCCAAGCCCGCGGCAAAGCCTGCTCCGGCAAAAACTTCGGCAACAAAGATCCCGGCGACAAAAAGACTTGAAATGAAAGGAGCGAAAAAGAAATGA
- the hisS gene encoding histidine--tRNA ligase, with the protein MSISIPQLPKGTRDFYPEAERIQNYIFDTWRSVAESFAYEEYEGPMFEHLELYTGKSGEEIVSQLYNFKDKGDREIALRPEMTPTLARLVIQKARELKKPFKWFSMPRLFRYEKAQKGRLREFFQLNMDIIGTESIYAEADLMAAIATMLRKFGLKDGEFAIGVSSRKLLATYLEEIGAPNPALVYPVLDRRLKIGPEAFAKALADAGLSEDQVKKLDDFMSCKSIEEVKTKVHSENATAALAEIEDLFATLTAAGYGECVNLDLSIVRGLAYYTGIVFEVFDKGKSMRAIAGGGRYDSLTEKLGGERIPGVGFGMGDVVLADLLSEHKLLPSPKQSVDFYIASFGNDMKKVFETAQVFRSASTGKPFSVAHPLAAMKMGKQLDQANYQGAKIVVYVDGSKAAAGEFEYKDMRTGEMFVGNTEAIVERLKA; encoded by the coding sequence ATGAGCATTTCTATTCCTCAGTTGCCTAAGGGCACACGCGATTTTTACCCGGAAGCCGAGCGCATCCAGAATTACATTTTTGACACCTGGCGTAGCGTCGCCGAATCTTTTGCCTACGAAGAATACGAAGGCCCGATGTTTGAACATCTGGAGCTGTATACAGGCAAGTCCGGCGAAGAAATCGTAAGCCAGCTTTACAACTTTAAAGACAAGGGCGACCGCGAAATCGCACTCCGCCCCGAAATGACTCCGACGCTCGCCCGCCTCGTAATCCAGAAGGCCCGCGAACTCAAGAAGCCTTTCAAGTGGTTCAGCATGCCGCGCCTTTTCCGCTACGAAAAGGCACAGAAGGGTCGTCTTCGCGAATTCTTCCAGCTGAATATGGACATCATCGGTACCGAAAGCATTTACGCCGAAGCCGACCTGATGGCAGCCATCGCTACCATGCTCCGCAAGTTCGGCCTGAAGGACGGCGAATTTGCGATTGGCGTTTCTAGCCGCAAGCTTTTGGCCACCTACCTCGAAGAAATCGGCGCCCCGAATCCGGCACTCGTTTACCCAGTGCTTGACCGCCGCTTAAAAATCGGCCCCGAAGCATTCGCCAAAGCTCTCGCCGATGCAGGCCTCTCCGAAGACCAGGTGAAAAAGCTGGATGACTTCATGAGCTGCAAGAGCATCGAAGAAGTCAAGACCAAGGTGCATAGCGAAAACGCAACTGCAGCCCTCGCCGAAATCGAAGACCTGTTCGCAACGCTTACCGCCGCAGGTTACGGCGAATGTGTGAACCTGGACCTTTCCATTGTTCGCGGCCTCGCCTACTACACCGGCATCGTGTTCGAAGTCTTTGACAAGGGTAAATCCATGCGCGCTATCGCTGGCGGTGGCCGTTATGACAGCCTCACCGAAAAGCTCGGTGGCGAACGCATTCCAGGCGTGGGCTTTGGCATGGGCGACGTGGTTCTCGCCGACTTGCTCTCCGAACACAAGTTGCTCCCGAGCCCCAAGCAGAGCGTGGACTTCTACATCGCAAGCTTCGGCAACGACATGAAGAAGGTTTTCGAAACCGCTCAGGTTTTCCGTAGCGCAAGCACGGGTAAGCCGTTCTCGGTCGCACACCCGCTCGCCGCCATGAAAATGGGCAAGCAGCTCGACCAGGCCAATTACCAGGGCGCGAAAATCGTCGTGTACGTCGACGGTTCCAAGGCAGCCGCAGGTGAATTCGAATACAAGGACATGCGCACCGGCGAAATGTTCGTAGGAAATACAGAAGCCATCGTGGAGCGCTTGAAGGCATAA